In the genome of Megalops cyprinoides isolate fMegCyp1 chromosome 7, fMegCyp1.pri, whole genome shotgun sequence, one region contains:
- the LOC118780530 gene encoding inositol hexakisphosphate kinase 2-like, producing MSPALEAIMQAEQQRYSSKGVLLEPFVHQVGGHSCVLRFGEQTICKPLIPREHQFYKSLPAEMRKFTPQYKGVVSVSFEEDEEGNLCLIAYPLHSEPGDLENVDPSADCEPKNKMLKWGNKKASALLLENDKFGKERARQLRKEERIKSHNREELQQAEVLYYSLEKGNVVPQIKHNPWSLKCHQQHLQRMKENSKHRNQHKFILLENLTWRYTMPCVLDLKMGTRQHGDDATEEKKANQIRKCQQSTSASIGVRLCGMQVYQPESGQLMFMNKYQGRKLTLSGFKEALYRFFHDGRRLRRELLSPVLRRLREMQAVLEACESYRFYSSSLLIIYDGEPLRGRRPRHRGGEEGEDDELSEEDEEEEEEEEAEDDEEGRGAFGYPCGGGAAAGGSGVGVAGRTPGGEGGPAVDVRMIDFAHTTCRHYGEDSVVHEGQDSGYIFGLQNLITIISQLEDHGAD from the exons ATGAGTCCTGCCCTGGAAGCCATCATGCAGGCGGAGCAGCAGAGATATTCCAGCAAAGGGGTCCTGCTTGAGCCCTTCGTGCACCAGGTTGGGGGCCACTCTTGCGTGCTCCGTTTCGGGGAGCAGACCATCTGCAAGCCCCTGATCCCCCGGGAGCACCAGTTTTATAAGAGCCTCCCGGCTGAGATGAGGAAGTTCACTCCGCAGTATAAAG gTGTGGTGTCAGTCAGCTTCGAAGAGGACGAGGAGGGAAACCTGTGCCTCATCGCCTACCCTCTGCACAGCGAGCCGGGGGACCTGGAGAACGTGGACCCCTCGGCCGACTGCGAGCCCAAGAACAAGATGCTGAAGTGGGGCAACAAGAAGGCCTCggccctgctgctggagaacGACAAGTTCGGCAAGGAGAGGGCCAGGCAGCTGCGCAAGGAGGAGAGGATCAAGAG TCACAACCGcgaggagctgcagcaggccgAGGTGCTGTACTACAGCCTGGAGAAGGGCAACGTGGTGCCGCAGATCAAGCACAACCCCTGGAGCCTCAAGTGCCACCAGCAGCACCTCCAGAGAATGAAGGAGAACTCCAAACACCGCAACCAGCACA AATTCATCCTGCTGGAGAATCTGACATGGCGATACACGATGCCCTGCGTGCTGGACCTGAAGATGGGCACCCGGCAGCACGGGGACGACGCCACCGAGGAGAAGAAGGCCAACCAGATCCGCAAGTGCCAGCAGAGCACATCGGCCTCCATCGGGGTGCGGCTCTGCGGCATGCAG GTGTACCAGCCTGAATCAGGCCAGCTCATGTTCATGAACAAGTACCAGGGGCGCAAGCTGACGCTGTCAGGCTTCAAGGAGGCGCTGTACCGCTTCTTCCACGACGGGCGGCGGCTGCGGCGGGAGCTGCTGTCGCCGGTGCTGCGGCGACTGCGCGAGATGCAGGCCGTGCTGGAGGCCTGCGAGTCGTACCGCTTCTACTCCAGCTCGCTGCTCATCATCTACGACGGCGAGCCGCTGCGGGGCCGGCGCCCGCGCCACCGCGGCGGCGAGGAGGGCGAGGACGACGAGCTCTCggaggaagacgaggaggaggaggaggaggaagaggcggaGGACGACGAGGAAGGCCGGGGCGCCTTCGGGTACCCGTGCGGCGGGGGGGCGGCGGCCGGCGGGAGCGGCGTGGGCGTGGCCGGCAGGACCCCCGGCGGCGAGGGCGGCCCCGCGGTGGACGTGCGCATGATCGACTTCGCCCACACCACCTGCCGCCACTACGGCGAGGACAGCGTGGTGCACGAGGGCCAGGACAGCGGCTACATCTTCGGCCTCCAGAACCTCATCACCATCATTTCACAACTGGAGGACCACGGTGCGGACTAG